Below is a window of Tolypothrix bouteillei VB521301 DNA.
AGTTTTGACGATAACGTTTCTGTGAGAAACCCATTTGGAGTTTTTACCAACACCAATCCCATTCGCGATACAGGTGTCCTTCCCCGCTTGCTTTTATTAGCGCCAGCAATATTTCTCTGGTGGATATTATTGCTATATTTATCGCTACCAATAAGTTTAAGAAACGCCGCAATTGCAGGTGGAATTTTCTTTGCTTGTTTGCTAACTTTGACCTATCTCAGCCGCCTCATGAGCCCCCCAGTTGCTTGGACTTTCATTGCACTCATTTTGCTATTTTTAACTTGGGGTTTGGGGTCAAACCGTAATGCTTCCCTAGCTGCTATTATCTGCACAATTTCCGGTGCTATTTTTCCCATCTTTGGGTTGTTAGTACCCTATAGCGGTCTCACCCTCAGTCTTGCTGGGTTTCTTTCAGCAATTTGGCTTGCAGTTCGTCATTGGTATGGCTGGTATGATTTGGAACCACAAGAAAGCGATTTTCGTTAATTGTGAAGGCTTGCAAGATACTCAGCTTCTTGAAGGAAGTAGGATATCTGAGCACTCTTACTTATCAAAACTCATGAAACCGACCACTAGATTGCTTTGTCAGGACAATGTGTGCATAATCAACTCTATATAAACCATTTACACAAACACACTCAGAGTATGCAAAGCTTCTCTGAATCAAAATCTGAGCGGATAGATATACGCACAAGCCCAGCAGTGAAAAAGTTATTGCAACAATCAGCAACAGCATCTCACAAAAATGTGAGCGAGTTCTTGCTAGAGCATGGTTTGATTGCAGCATCAGAAACATTAGCGAATCGCCACCTTTTTGTACTCAATGATGAGCAATGGCAAGCTTTTCAAGCTGCTCTTGAGCGTCCCCCACAGGACAAACCCCGTTTGCGTCGTTTACTTACAGAACCTAGCGTTTTTGATGAAAATCTTTGAATAACCCTTACATAGAGAATTGATCGATGTTATGCAAGAAGTATCTAACTATAATCAAGAACTTACCAACCGCATTTCGCCAATTGTAGAAAAGTTATTTCAAGGTAGCAGTTTTTATACGGTACGCTTGAAAAAGCAGGAAAGAATTACAGATTTAGTCAACCTTTTTGGTGAATTATCACCTGAAGATTTTCGGACGATTTCAGAGGAGGAATTAACAAGTAGAATTAAGAAGTTATTAACTCTAGAAGCTGTTTCAGGTACTCTAAATGATTTAACTCCAGAGCAAATAAAAATTTTTGATGAAGCGGTAGAAAGAAAATAAAATGGTGGATTATTTATTGGATACAAATATTTTTAGTTATATTTGTTCTGCTTGGGGTGCTACATCAGATGAAGCTTTATATGAAGTCACGATCGCTAAAGCTGCTTGGTTGGAATCAGCCGAACAAAGCCATGTACATCTGGTAACTCTGATAAAAGCAGAAGACAATGGAGAGTACTCTCTAAGAGACTAACCTGTGAAGAAGAAATTTGTTACCAATGAAGATGCACGCAAGCAAGCAATTCTCCATCGCCTTGCTAACAACAAGCCGAGCAAATGGAACTTAGAAAGGGCAATTTGGCGTGCTGGAGAACTCAAAATTCGTGAAGCCACACCTTTGTTAATAAAACTTATTTATACTGGTGAGCCTCTGAGAGATTACTGTATTGCTTGGGCATTAGGTTGGTGTGGGGATAATGATGCAGTTCCACGCCTCACAGATTTGTATCAAAACCCATCAACGCCAGAATTTGTACAGCGTATAGCCTTTGAAGCATTGCTCAAACTTTCCGATGCAGAAACTCAAGCCGCTTTACAGACAACACAGATTGAGCTTTTACCACCAGAATTAAGAAATTTAGCCAGCAGTACTTCGGTAGAAGCCTTTGAGGAATTTGCAGCAGCACGTCCGAGTTATCTTTTTGCATTTCTTGATAAAATTTACCAGATAGATAATAAATTTCTGCGTCCCGCAATACTTCAGATTTTACGTACTGCGCCTTTCCAACCCAACTACTTCCGACCCCTGCGCCATATCTTCAAAATTGCAGAATACCGTCGGGATGCTGAAGTTTTTGCAATTCTTGCTTACAGATTTGAACGAGAAATAGGTCAGTTTAATAACGATCTGACAGATCTACTATGGAATGAAGTCACGGGTAAATATCATAGTTCTGGGAAACGAGTTTACACAGAAGAACTTCAGCATCCAGAGCCAATTTTGGCATATAGCAACCAAACCCAAGAATATTTGCGGCGACGGGTGTGGCGTACACTGAAAAAATTGGGCGAACAGGGCGATCGCGACTATACAAAAATGGCAACAGCTATTCTAATTCAGTATTCTGATGCAGATGAACCACCGCTCAGGCGCTCAAAGTTCGACAAATGGGATAAATACACCCGAACAGTCAATCGCTTTTGGGACAGATATGCCGACTACCTCACATTCAACCACATCCTTTACACCAACAGTCAGCGCTATATTTACTATTCCAATGGGTGGTGTCGTCGGAAAAGTTATGAATCTGGAGAGATCGAACCAAAAATGCGGGAAGAAGCGTTTCCCGAACTTTGGGAGCAAAATCCAGAAGCACTGCTACAGCTACTCTTAGAAAGCGAGTGTCTTCCCGTTCATTATTTTGCTGTTAAAGCACTGCGCGTACATCAAAGCTTCTGCGATCGCCTTGATATTAATACAATTGTTCAACTTGTCAATAAACCTTACGAAACAACAGCAGGATTTGGGTTTGAACTTGCTTTGCGTTCTTACAATCCGACTTCACCTGACCGAGATTTAACTCTCATACTTGCCAATCGTTTTCTTCAAGTTGTTTCTGAGGAAAAATATCAGTGGGTCACTGATGAGAGACACCAAATCTTTTTAAAGAATAGTGGTTTAATTGCCACTTTAGCCACCAGTCCAGATACTCAAATTCGGTCTGTTACCTGTAAATTTATTAGCTCTTATATTCTTAGTGAGACAACGGCTAAGCTATTATTTGAACGTTTGCTTGCAGAATTGTTATCACTTCCAGAAACTGAACCCGATTTAGCAAAAGATATAGCAGATACTTTAGTTGTTAATTTTACACCTCAGTTACTGCAATTAGAGTTGAATGTTATTCTGGGCTTACTAGCACATCCAACTTTAGAAATTCAAGAATTAGGCGCTCTCATTGTTATACAAAATCATAAAAATAATCTTACCCCACAACTTTCATCTCTTTACGACTTAGTACAACTGATTGCTATTCAGAGATATGGTGAATTACATAACACAAAACTAATTTCCCAAGAAAGACACTTAATTTTACAGATTGCAGTTAGTCCTATTCTAGAAATCCGCAATGCAATCAAACCCATTATTCGCCGTTTGGTAAAAGCGTATCCAGAATTCAACCTTCAGCTTGCATTGGACTTTATTGAAATTCTATTGAATCCAGAAAATCATGAAGGTGTTCACTGCTATTTAGTCACTGTGTTGCAGGAAGATTTGCAGGAGTGGATGACCGATCTCTATAAAGAAACTGCTGTTCGATTACTAACAGCCAATTCTTCTGCTGCACAAGAAATAGGTGGTTTGATGTTAGGAGCAAATTACCAAATCTGGACAAGCGAATTAACTACCGATGAAATTCTTATATTAGCGAATCACCAAGTTTATTCTATTCGAGAAGCAGCGCAACAGATGTTTTTACAGAACTTAGAGCGTAACCGTAGAAGTTCTCAAGAGATGTTAGCATATGTGGATTTGTTAGATTCACAATGGTCTGATTCACGGGAATTTGCTCATAAAGTATTGACAGCAAAGTTCCATTTGGAGGAATTTACTCCCAAGATTTTGGCTAGCATTTGCGATCGCAAAGACGAAGACGCTAGAAAATTGGGACGAGATTTATTAACTCGCTATATTCCAGAAATCCGTCGTTTGAGCTTGGATAATTCAGCTTTTGCCACTCAAATACTATCTGAGTTTGTAGAAATTTTGCTAACTTCCAGAAAGCACGAAGGCTGGCTGAGTTATTTAGTGCGGTTGCTATGGGAAAATTTAGCAGAGTGGATGGCTGGTGTTAACAAGCAAACCGCGTTGAAGCTACTGCAATCGCAATCTTTAGCTGGACAGGAATTAGGTGGTTTATTGCTAAGTGCAAATTCTCAAGCCTGGACGTCAGAATTTACCACTAGTGAAATAGTCTCACTGGCGAATCACGATATTTTATCAGTGCGAGTTGCTGCACGGCAAATGTTTTTACAAATCCTAGAGCGAGTGAGATCGCGAAGC
It encodes the following:
- a CDS encoding DUF1778 domain-containing protein translates to MQSFSESKSERIDIRTSPAVKKLLQQSATASHKNVSEFLLEHGLIAASETLANRHLFVLNDEQWQAFQAALERPPQDKPRLRRLLTEPSVFDENL
- a CDS encoding HEAT repeat domain-containing protein, which produces MKKKFVTNEDARKQAILHRLANNKPSKWNLERAIWRAGELKIREATPLLIKLIYTGEPLRDYCIAWALGWCGDNDAVPRLTDLYQNPSTPEFVQRIAFEALLKLSDAETQAALQTTQIELLPPELRNLASSTSVEAFEEFAAARPSYLFAFLDKIYQIDNKFLRPAILQILRTAPFQPNYFRPLRHIFKIAEYRRDAEVFAILAYRFEREIGQFNNDLTDLLWNEVTGKYHSSGKRVYTEELQHPEPILAYSNQTQEYLRRRVWRTLKKLGEQGDRDYTKMATAILIQYSDADEPPLRRSKFDKWDKYTRTVNRFWDRYADYLTFNHILYTNSQRYIYYSNGWCRRKSYESGEIEPKMREEAFPELWEQNPEALLQLLLESECLPVHYFAVKALRVHQSFCDRLDINTIVQLVNKPYETTAGFGFELALRSYNPTSPDRDLTLILANRFLQVVSEEKYQWVTDERHQIFLKNSGLIATLATSPDTQIRSVTCKFISSYILSETTAKLLFERLLAELLSLPETEPDLAKDIADTLVVNFTPQLLQLELNVILGLLAHPTLEIQELGALIVIQNHKNNLTPQLSSLYDLVQLIAIQRYGELHNTKLISQERHLILQIAVSPILEIRNAIKPIIRRLVKAYPEFNLQLALDFIEILLNPENHEGVHCYLVTVLQEDLQEWMTDLYKETAVRLLTANSSAAQEIGGLMLGANYQIWTSELTTDEILILANHQVYSIREAAQQMFLQNLERNRRSSQEMLAYVDLLDSQWSDSREFAHKVLTAKFHLEEFTPKILASICDRKDEDARKLGRDLLTRYIPEIRRLSLDNSAFATQILSEFVEILLTSRKHEGWLSYLVRLLWENLAEWMAGVNKQTALKLLQSQSLAGQELGGLLLSANSQAWTSEFTTSEIVSLANHDILSVRVAARQMFLQILERVRSRSGSFAASHGSAAVPGLSHSQEMLTAVRLLDAERVDSWDFAFRIFTQELKVEDLTPKALVCICDSTNKDARTLGKDLIARYFHKVRHLATDNPTVNLQIASDFIKALLAPEKHEGVYSYIVHLLKEELDGWMTSINRETVINLLAAKSSVIQELGGLLLTANFQDFSREFSTCEIVKLANHEIVSVRKAALQMFSQVLERVRSHSEEMLAAVKMLESKWEDSREFAFKIFTTKFSAREFTPQVLVSICDSVREDVRRLGRDLLTRNFQTANREDYLLKFSEHPSADMQRYVTNFLEKYVINQPQHLRELTPYFITVLSAVNRGRVAKQRIFHFLESEAQKTEEAARIVAEIMTRHSGTMAIGDKAKAIQIMLKINKKYPYLSLPIEVKPVSRVRS